In Candidatus Thorarchaeota archaeon, one genomic interval encodes:
- a CDS encoding thioredoxin family protein: protein MGEQAKSANDSEGESSPPVEIVLFKSDDCAFCPRAEEVVRETIADFSSESFEIRIIDVKKNPDAAEEYGVFALPTIMIGGTSVTGIPEPEIIMKMVLGAKVSIRGASE from the coding sequence TTGGGCGAACAAGCGAAGAGTGCAAATGATTCAGAAGGGGAATCCTCACCCCCTGTTGAGATTGTCCTGTTCAAATCAGATGACTGTGCCTTTTGCCCTAGAGCTGAAGAGGTAGTCCGTGAGACTATTGCTGATTTCAGTTCCGAATCCTTTGAAATACGGATAATCGATGTAAAAAAGAATCCTGACGCGGCGGAGGAATACGGAGTGTTTGCCCTGCCAACAATTATGATTGGTGGTACAAGCGTGACTGGAATTCCGGAACCTGAGATCATAATGAAAATGGTACTGGGGGCTAAGGTCTCTATTAGAGGTGCTAGTGAATGA
- a CDS encoding AAA family ATPase, which yields MSDFEIERVRTGIPGLDELIEGGFPKGDTILIAGKAGTGKTILANQFLYNGATEYGEPGVLVTLEETPQMIRRNMKRFGMDLQKLEDNRMLSIVDLSPSKERSPVPVGEYPSFDLSGLEAIILNHIEKVDAQRVVIDTLSIMAYKFKSRDILREEFFKLCAAITRTGATLLLTSEIPAHHGGLGVFDIEAFLASGVIVLYYEKVSDTSRSRSIEVLKLRGSKHSSRIHSMRITDDGIRVWPGEIAGQG from the coding sequence ATGAGTGATTTTGAAATTGAGCGGGTAAGAACAGGCATACCTGGCCTAGATGAACTAATCGAGGGTGGTTTCCCGAAAGGAGATACCATTTTGATTGCTGGTAAAGCTGGAACTGGAAAGACTATCCTAGCAAATCAATTCCTCTACAATGGCGCAACTGAATATGGCGAACCAGGTGTTCTGGTTACGTTGGAAGAAACACCACAGATGATTCGACGGAACATGAAACGATTCGGCATGGACCTACAAAAACTGGAAGACAATAGGATGCTATCAATTGTTGATTTGTCCCCGTCAAAGGAGCGTTCACCTGTACCCGTGGGAGAATACCCCAGTTTCGACCTTTCCGGGTTAGAGGCCATCATTCTGAACCATATTGAGAAAGTGGATGCCCAACGTGTTGTCATTGACACCCTTTCCATTATGGCCTACAAATTCAAGAGTAGAGATATCCTCCGTGAGGAATTCTTCAAGCTATGCGCAGCCATTACCCGCACAGGAGCAACGCTTCTTCTTACAAGCGAAATTCCTGCCCATCACGGTGGATTGGGCGTTTTTGATATTGAGGCTTTCTTGGCTTCTGGTGTCATAGTCCTTTACTATGAGAAAGTAAGTGATACTTCAAGATCTCGCTCAATAGAAGTACTCAAGCTCAGAGGTTCCAAACATAGCTCCCGAATTCACTCAATGCGTATCACAGATGATGGTATCAGAGTATGGCCTGGCGAAATAGCTGGTCAAGGGTAG